The genomic DNA CGACGGGTGAGAGTCCCTCTGTGGGCGGCTGCCGCTCCTGGCAGGCCTTTCTGTCCGGGTTACATAGCCCTGTTGCTGAGGGTCCCACGCAGGAGGACACCAGGGGCCCACAGGGACGTGTCCCTTCACCTCAGGCAGGAGGGAACCTGCCCTCTGCTCTTGGGTTTCCAGAAACTGAGCCCTTTTGTCTGTAGCACCTGACATGGCCGTTGCCCAACCCCAGCCACACCGTCCCCGGTGTCCCCAGGCCACTAGGCAGCGCGTGACTTGGGGGCAGGAGGTCAGAGCTTGGCTTGATTTCCCCCACGGACACCCCCTTCTACCCTCCCcttgtcctgtcctgtcctgcagCAGTCCATCTTAACACAGggtcctgggacttgaacctagggcTGCCAGCTCAGCCTGGGTCCCCTGCTGGAAGGGGCTGAGCCACCCTCCTCAGCGGGTAGCCTTGGGGCGGGCCTGGCCGGCCGGCATGGGCTGAGTCTGAATGGCTTTGCTGTTCCCAGTGGGCAGCTGCGTGGCCTGGCCCCCGCCTTCACCAAAGCCTGGCGTGCACGTTACAGGCTCAGGCCACCCTGAAAGCCCAGGGCCtcatggggctggggcaggtgtctCAGCAGCCGATGTGGCCTGGGCGTAGCCGGGCAgtcttcctggaggaggggcGTCCGGATATTCCACcttgcctggccctggtcctggcCCTGCATGCCTTCAGGAAACCCTCCTCTCTGGAGGGGATGGGTGGGCGTGCTGTGTGGACAGCCAGGAGAGATGTGGGGGATGCTGGGGCCGGCTGGGCCTGGCATCAGCCCGCACCTCCACTGCCCCCTGCGGCTGCCGCAGACTCCTCTCCAAGATTCTGAGCGAGTGTGAGGACGCCGACGAAATCGAGTACCTGGTGGACGGCTCGTGGTGCCCGATCCGCGCCGAGAGGGAGCGCAGCTGCAGCCCGCAGGCCCCGATCCTTGTGCTGGGTGAGGCCTGCGTCCCCCCTGCACCCCGGCCTGCACCCAGCCTGCCTCTGCCCCTCTGCTGGGCGCTCCCGGCTGCCAGCACCCGCATCCCAACCTGCGCGCCCACCCCTGTTGCCCACAGGCACGTCCGAGGCCAATGGGCTCCTGCCGGCCCCCAGCGTCAACGGAGGTGGCAGCGGCGGCgggggcagcagcagcggcggcgggggcggcggcggcgggggcggcagcgcGCTGGGCAGCGGCCCGGGCAGCGCCGGGGGCCCGGCGGGCAGCGTGGAGAATGGCAAGGCGGGCGCCGACGTGGTGGACCTGACGCTGGACAGCTCGTCCtcggaggaggacgaggaggaggaggaagaggaggaggacgaggaggacgaggagggCCCCCGGCCCAAGCGCCGCTGCCCGTTCCCCAAGGGCCTGGTCCCGGCCTGCTGACGACGCCGGGCCGCCACCCTGCTGGTGCTCTCCCGCGGGGCGCGGGCGGGCGGCCGGGCGCGGGCCCTTCCCGCGGTCACTTCCTTCCCCTGCGCGTCCCGGCCTCCCCCTCCACGCCCGGACCCCCGGACTCCCCCTCTCCGGGGATAAATCAGCGAAAAACGACAACAGCggaaacaacaacagaaaaaaaaaaacagaaaaaggtacaaaaatgagaggaaaaaaaaagtggaacagaAACTCAAAACTCTGTAAAAGCACGAGGCAAGCCGCCTGCCGGCCGCCCCCACCGGGCCAGGGTCGCTTCGCTGTCCCTCGCGGGGACCCCCGCACCCCAACTGCCGCCGCCCGCGCCGGGGAGCCGGGGGCCCGAGGCGGGTGTCTTTATGTTGAAAGTGCAATAACTTGGTGTTTGCAAGACCTGGCAGTGCAGCGCGTGGGGGCGGCCTGGGGGGCAGGCGGGGTCGGGGTGGGGGGGGTCTCAGTTCTTAGCCAGCTACCTCGGTAACTCCAATTCAGGTTAACTTCCCCGCGGCGCCCCCTCCCCGGGCCGGCCGCCTCACCCCTCTATTCTCGCTCTTGGGTTTTTCCCCCTCTTTCCCCCCGGGCTTGCCTGGCACCCCCTTTCCTCCGCTCCCGGGTCCCCCCAACCTCGCTCTTCCAGCAGGACCAGCCCCGCCCACAGGGGAGCCCGGGCTGGGGCCGGCGGGCCAGGACCCCCGGGACCAGCGCCGTGTGCCCCCCACCCCTGTGTGTGAAGCGACCCACTCTGTCAGGAAGCAATACCGGTTCAGGTTATGAGGAGGACGGGGCCGGGGCACGCGGGCTCCCTCCTTCGCTCGTGCTGTGGAAACCCCGGCCGCCCGCCTGGCGGCAGAGGGCCGCCGTTTTCTAATATTTGTATTctaatttaattgttttttttaaaaatgcaaataataaaaaaaaaaggtcgagGTGAAGCCGCATGGGGTGTTCTCCATCTCACGACTTTGGGCGCGTCGTCATGGTTGGGGTGGAAGGGGTGGCCCCCATTGGCACCCCAGGGAGGGCACGGGGGCTGGGCAGTCGGGCCCACCCAGCTTGGGGGGCGCACAGGGACAGCGTGGTGTCCAGTAGGGAATGCTCTAGAACCAGAGGTGCTGGGTGAGTGGCTATTGGAAGCAGCTCGTGCACAGACCCTGTCTGCAGAGCCTCCCGGCCCAGAGCTGGGTGCCAGCTGATGGGACAGGTGGCCCCCGGGGATGGTGTTGCCAGACAGGAGACTGGGCTGAGCCGCCCAGGCCCCAGTGTCCGCCCCCAAGCCCGCCCATGTCATGTGACCACAGCAGGGCCCTGGCCAGACCGTCCCCTGGCAGCACCCAGACACCCTACACCCAGTGGTGTCACACACCACCCACCCAGTCAGTCCTCCCCGCACGTCAGGCTGTGTGAGCCATTGGCGACGTCCACTCCCTGCTGTCCCCACTATGGGGGAGGATCTCGAGTGTTCaggggcagagaaggaaagaccccATGGGATCCCCTCCACCCACCTACCCCCCACAATACCCCCAAAGAAACACGACAAACATAATCAGGCAGCGAGGCGGCAGCGGTCGGAACAGGCTGcgtttagtggttttttttttttatgtacaagaaaaatgaaattttttttcatcttttttttcgtTATGACTTTTAAAgcttctctccccccacccccaaaagtgctttttttttgtcatccattgattatttttttaaatctcccacACTTTATAAAGACGCTCAGGGTCCCTGTGGAATGTCTGCTGTGTGCTCTGACCCCAGAACCCCCCCTTTGCCAGGCCTGACCCCCCAACTCCAAGGCACctcggggctgggcctgggggaggcagggaaccGGGTGTGGGGGACCTGGGCATTGGGGACCCCCCTCTGCAGCCTCCAGGCAGCCCTGACCCAGGGCACCCCTTTCTGCTGAGTTCAtagctcctgccctgccctgcgccaagccgccacccccaccccacccccacgaAGGCCGCTTCCTCAgcttaaataactttttaaaataaaactgcaaatataaatatctttctttctcaaaaaaataggatttttgcttttcttgttgttggtttttaaaactttttttttaaccctccCCCTTCAGTCTTGCCTCTTAGAATCCCAGCCGCCTCGACTGTCCCTGTCCCCtcctggggaggggtgagggttagggggccctgacacacacacatgcacacacccccgCCTGGGTCCTCCCGCCCCACAACATGCGACGTGGCTGCTCCTGCACAGCCCTCCCCAATAGTGCAAACATGACCCCGCCACATCTCCAGGGACGCCTCCAGGCAGGCGCTTGGGACCCCATccctgcctggctttggcctggctgggcctggtccAACATTTTACATTCACTGGttggttaattttttaaatttttggtggtttttaaatttttttttaaacttttttccttAATTTCAAATGGCTGAGGCAGGTGCAGCTGGTACCCTAAAGCAAACACAAGGGGGCCgtggaggctgggggcagggtgtCACTCCAGGCAAAGAGGGGGTTCTGGCCAGACCCCCCACCTCATCCTGCAgccccccaggcctggccctagctgctgctgctctggcacactcatacacacgcgcacacacacacacacgcacgcacacatacacacaggcttACCAAGATGCAAATGACAATTTCACTTTGAAAATTTTTGTACCaggcagtttaaaaaaaaataccccccccaaaataaaacaaaaacaaacacacacacacacacacacacacaaagaaaaacccCACAAACAACCAAGCAACAAAAACCCTTCAGCTCTTTCTGGCCAAGCCAGCAAGACCCTCCTCCaaccatctgttttttttttttttttttttttcctgaaacgcGAGAATTCAGCAGTTCTCTTTGGCAACACTTTTATCACGACCttaatttaaagaataaaaataaaaatcgaTCCACGTCTATATACAGTATGTGATTgcgcagggctggggagggggctgggttgggctgggggggtgtcctccccacccccagggtaGGGGGTTTGCGGACGGGCTGGCGGTTAAGGCAGAGTTGGGGGGCTGGCAGAAGCggagcaggagctggggggcGAGGGGTTTAGTGCAATTCCCCGGCGGGGCTTGGGGTGGGAGGTGTTGTGTGGAAGTTGCCatgggggctgcagcccccaggccTCCCCACACCCCTACCCCGGGAGCAGCGACCACCGCTGGCCAGGACCACGCCTGTGATTCTCAGAGTTGGTTTTATTGCGAGGGGGGTTGTGTGGGCAAAGGGTTTACCTTTGGGGACCTCTCTGGGAGTTTGAGGAGAacggtgtgtgttgggggggggccTGTCCAGTCTGTACTGCGGAAGCCAGGCCAGCACCGTCCGACCCTGGGCCTGCCCCTCTGCCGGCCCGGGGGGGGGGGCGTCCTGAGACAACTGGGGTGTGGCGGTGGGGAAGGCGGACACAGAGGGACGGGAACAATGCATACTTTTTCAcaaatttccctttaaaaaaaaaaaaaaaaagaaaaaaggacgaGAAAGACATTTGCAACAGGGGTGCCCAGGTGGACAGATAGATggctggtggggctgggggtgggtggaggggtgATGACCCCCGGCCACCCCGGCCTCATCTGAgaggctcagggctgggccaagcatcCACTCACAGGATCCCATGCCAGGCGTTGCATATGCGGGCAGGAGGGCATGGGCTGCGGGGGTCCTGGCCTTCCCAACATCCTCTCCCCAACTccggccccctccccccagtccGTGGCCTGTGGCTCGGTCAACACCGGGCCTTTTTTTAGGGGGGGAAAGAAACGGGGGTTCAGatattggaggaggaggaggcaggtgccAGCCCCCCAGGGTTACAGTCAGTGcctttgagttaaaaaaaaaggcagggaggGGTGCTGAGTGTGTTGGGGGTGGTTTAAGCCCTAGAGGCCACTCTCACCCACCTCAATGGGGACAGCAGGGTGGTGGTAGGGGACAGAGAGGGGAGGCCGACCCCCTCTCGGGCCCATCCCTGAGCGAGGGGGCGACACAGGGACCAAGACAAAAAAAAGGGGGAACAAACTGTACCCACAAAGCAAAGCACCTTCGCCCTACCCCCAGGCACCCAGACCCCTGGGGGAGCCCCTGGACACCCCGACTCCAGTCCCTGCCTGACCCGGCTCTTCCATCCTGGGGAACACAAGTGCATTCTACGTTGcgctggggtttttttttattattattttgtacaaaaataaatcgacttttttttttccttaggaatctctttttgctttctctctctctctctctctctctctctcgctcttttttttttccttttcaaatttttCATAGAAGTTGATTGCAACttgtaaacatgtatttttttttcttttaaattaagatttaagATAAAGTGTAGTACCCGTCCCGTGACAAAGTGCCGAGACTCGGGGTCCCTGCCTGCTCCTTGCTCTGCCCCCTTTacctgtgtggtggtggtgggtgttggttggtttttttcctgttttttttttttttttttattgctttttgtgACATCAGAGCACTCCAaccctctctttctcactcactcgCCCCATCCCTGCCATCTTGGGGGACCCTAGTCTAGTCTTCCCCATGCTGCCGCCTACCCCTCTGGGGAAGAAggaatattttttatatatatatatatatatttaatctatatatataatctatatgTAAATTTTCGGCTTTTaagggggggaggggatgggaacctctaaaaagtgcttttaaaaagtgGGGCTCGGGGCTTGGGTCAAGTCGGAAGTTTTCCAATCTCCAaacgtggtggtggtggtggtggtggtggggaacgGGGGTGGTCTGAGGGGTGGCCCCGGAGGGCTCCCGCCCGTCCTAAGTGccgtgcaggaagctggagggctgAGGGCACCCTGCCCCTGGCCACCACATCTCAGCCTCTCTCCAGGCTGGCAATAAATAGGTTTGTGTGATGGTGGCCAGGAGATTCGGTGGGTTGAGGGCGGGGCGGGGtgcgaggccacaggcaggagcaggGGGCGCTGAGGAAGCTGCTGGGGGATGGGGTTGGGGGGTGGAGGGGGCCCCCCCTTAATAAGTGCcctgaggaaggagggtggggagCTGGGGCCTGGGCGGTTTAGCGTCCACTCAGAgcggaccaaaaaaaaaaaaaaaacatttaaggtCTTGTGTCCAAGACTGGGGAGAACCAGTGAGGGGGTCGGGAGGGAATGCCGCCCCCCCAGCTCCCCGCGCGCATGGCCACCCCCTTCTCTCCAACCTGACCCGCACCCcggggctggcccagggcctcACTCGGATCGGACCCAGGGGATCCCACGCTGGGCGCCCAGGGTACGAGGGGGGCTCGGAATCCTTGGTGTAGCACAAAAACCCCAAACCAAGCCCCAGGGGCCAGCCACCGGCGCTGCGGGGTGCAGGAGCTGGGGAAGAGGGGGGCCCCTGCGGAGGGAGAGGCGacacggaggaggaggaggaagattcGAGAAAAGCGCTAGCTAACCTAGGCTCGGTGccgttcatatatatatatatatataatctgtatatatatatagataggtaTCTGCGTATAGataaattttttctgttttgtgattTTGGGGGGTGGTGGGTGGTtttctcgctcgctctctcggGTGtctgcgcgctctctctctctgtctgggtttttgtttttttgtttttttgtttgtttgtttttggtttctaGGCGAGTCCGGCTGTGAAGCTGCCGTCGGCCGTGGCCCCGGGCCCCCCTCCGCTGTCACCTTGGCCGCCGGCGCCCGCTACATTCAAGCGGCTCAGCCCGTCGGGGCTGGCTTCGTCCTCGTCGTCCTCTTCGTCCTTAAAGTGCTTCTCGCCGTTGCGCCGGGCGTCCGGGGAGCCGGCGGCGGGGCCGGGGGCTCCGGCGGGGGTCGGGGCGCCGGGGCCGGGGTCGGGCCCGCCTCCACCTCCACCGCCGCGCACCCGGGGCTTGCGGCCCCGGCGCGAGGGCACCCCGTTGCAGCCGTCCTTCTTGAGGTGTCTGTGCAGGTGGTCGGAGCGCACGAAGGTCTTGCAGCAGCTGTCGCACTGGTAAGGCCGCAGCCCCGTGTGCACGCGcatgtggttcttcaggtcgtaGTTGTGCGCGAAGGCCGCCCCGCACTGCTGGCACAGGTACGGCTTCTCCCCCGTGTGCTTCCGCATGTGCACCTTGAGCTTGTCCTgtctgggggggagggggcaggcacgGTCAGCGCGGGGTGGGGCCTGGACCCCTGGGCACCCCCAGCACAAGGCCGAGGCGGGCCCAGGGAAGgcaaggtggcaggtggcagccatCTACTGAGTGCCTGCCGAATGCCAGCACGGAGCCTGGCATGCATCCCTGGCCCCCACCTGCCAGGCCCAGGGGCTGGGGTGAGTCGCAACTGTTCTGGGGTTGGTGCCCCCGAAGGCCGCACCCCAAGAAACCCCTTCAGTCCCAGACAGACTGGGGCAGCTGGTCTCCCTGGCCACAGAGTCCCCTCTGTCCTCCAACAAGCCAGCTTCAGGGCCTCTGCGCTCGTGCCATCCCCCAGTGCTGCACAGCCACCGCGTACAGTCTGTCGCTTTTCCCACAGCACGCAGAGACCCCACACGCCACAGGCTCGGCCTCAGGCCTCAGCCTCCCCATGGTGCTCATCTCTGGGCCAGCCCGGAGGGGACCACAGCCCGGACACTCGCTCTGGCTAGCAGAATGGCCACAGCCCTCGCCACATGGCCATCCTGCGCGGACATCCAACCACACATGCCAGGTGCCACGTGGTGCAGCTTGCTCCTGGCCTGCCCACGGAGCCCACACCAATGGGAACATCGCTGGCCTGGTGCCCGGCCACACGGCGGGGCAGGGGCCCAGAGCCGGGctcagcagccctgcctgggccTAACATGCTCCTTATGGCTGCCTCAGGCTCCCCACGTGCAAGGCATCCTCAGACTCCTATTCACCCCTCAAAACCCTGGCTCAGGTACACGACTCAGCCTCCTACTCCTGGCTTGCTGTCTGCAGAGTCCTACCTTCCTCTGCCCCAGGCCTTGAGCCAGGGGAACTTGGGGTTCGCCCTCCAGGCACCACCTCCCCTCACATCCCGGCACAGCCCTCTGCCAGATCCCACCCAGATCCCCTAAAGCCAAAGCTGCACAGCAGGCCCGGGATGTGCAGAGGTGGGGTGGAGGCAGCCCCAGTTTCGTCACCCCAAGCCCCGGCCTCGGGTAATTATAGCCCAGGCCGCCACAGGCCCCGCTTACTCAATGTGCTGGCGTGACTCATGGGGGCCCCTGGGCTCCTGCGCcctgagggctgggggtgggggcgtggGCAGAACTCTCCCAGCATTCAggaggcctcagtttccctggccaggctgggctgggggcgtCCAGGAACCCCAGCCCAGTGAGGCCTGGCAGAAGGGGTAGGCTAGGGCACTTCAGCCTGGTTCTTGGGGACCTCCAAGGGCAGGCCTCCGGCGCCCCAGTCTCCCCACCGCCAGCACCAGGAGTGCCCGCCTCCAGTCACTGCCCTTTGACCCCCCTGCCTGGCACTCCTGGGCACTGGAGTCCAGCCACACCCTCCTCTCCCGGCCTGCTGCCgagggggggagggggcaagCCCCTCGGGTTCCTGTCCCCACGGGGTGGGGCCGGGAAGCTGGGACAATAGCCTCTTTCTTCAGCCTCAGTGGGCGTGGCTGGGGAaccccagggtgtgtgtgggggccCCCCCTACAGAGAGGGGGGCGATGCTGAGTCACCCGACCTGGCCAGGTCCCTGCTTCCCAacacccctccacccctgcccggGGTCCACACCACCGCCCTCCCCACCCAGGGCTAGGGTGGCCTCTCCCATGGGGTCCCCACAAGCTGGCCGGGCTTCCCTCGGGGGGCGCTCGCTCACCTGGTGAAGCGGACCTTACAGATGTTGCACTCGTAGGGCTTCTCGCCCGTGTGCGTGCGGATGTGGCGCGGCAGCTTGCCCGCGCCCTGGATCACCTTCTCGCAGATGGGACATTTCTGGAAGGCCTTGGCGCGGATCTTCTTCTCGCCCTTCTGCGACCAGGACGGGTAGACGTCGCCATCGTGGGCCGCGCTGAAGTACTTCAGGTAGTAGTCCATGACGCCCTTGTCGTCGGCCCGCGACTCCTCGTCGCTGTCGCCTGCCCCCAGAGCCCCGGTGCGGCCCACCGAGGCCATCATCTTCTGCAGCAGCGTGCTGGCCGTCAGCCCGTCCGTCTCGGGCCCGTCTCCGTCCTCGCCCTCGGCTGCGCCCGACAGGAAGCCCGGCGAGTCGCCCGGCTCTGGGGCCGCCTCGGACAGCGaggccacctcctcctccccggCCCGGCCGTAGTGGCCGTTCTGCGTGGCGGCGGCTGGCGGGGCCACGGGTGGCGGAAAGAGACCCCCGCCgccggtggtggtggtggtcgtcGTGGTGGCGTTGGCAGCAGCAGCGGTGTCCTCGTCCCGCTCCGGCCACAGACCCGCGTTACTGTCACCCTCTTCCCCGTCCCCCGTCTGGGGTCGCTCGCCTGGGGGTCCCGGCCCGTAGAAATCCAAGCCGTTGCATTCGCCCGCGGCCGCGACAGCGGCGTCCAGGTCGTCCTCGGAGGCCCCGAAGGCTGACCAGGGGAAGGCGGCTgctgctgcggcggcggcggggggcagGCTGTTCATGGGGTTGGTCTGGAAGAACTCGAGGTACTCCTTGGCCCGCAGCAGGTTGCGCTGGTCGATCTCGTCCCCCAGGTCCACCTGGCCCGCCTCGGCGCCCGCATCGGCGGCCAGGATCTGGCGGTCCAGCAGGTCGGCGCACACGTGGCTCACGGCCGGGATCTCCAGCAGGCGCGCGGCGCTCAGGATGTCGCCCACGTTGGCCGTGCTCACCGTCAGCGTGGCCGTGTAGGCGAAGTCCATGAGCGCCGTCAGCGCCTCGGCGCTCACGAAGTCGATCTCGTACACGTTCTGCTGGTC from Ochotona princeps isolate mOchPri1 unplaced genomic scaffold, mOchPri1.hap1 HAP1_SCAFFOLD_4867, whole genome shotgun sequence includes the following:
- the ZBTB7A gene encoding zinc finger and BTB domain-containing protein 7A; protein product: MAGGVDGPIGIPFPDHSTDILSGLNEQRTQGLLCDVVILVEGREFPTHRSVLAACSQYFKKLFTSGAVVDQQNVYEIDFVSAEALTALMDFAYTATLTVSTANVGDILSAARLLEIPAVSHVCADLLDRQILAADAGAEAGQVDLGDEIDQRNLLRAKEYLEFFQTNPMNSLPPAAAAAAAAFPWSAFGASEDDLDAAVAAAGECNGLDFYGPGPPGERPQTGDGEEGDSNAGLWPERDEDTAAAANATTTTTTTTGGGGLFPPPVAPPAAATQNGHYGRAGEEEVASLSEAAPEPGDSPGFLSGAAEGEDGDGPETDGLTASTLLQKMMASVGRTGALGAGDSDEESRADDKGVMDYYLKYFSAAHDGDVYPSWSQKGEKKIRAKAFQKCPICEKVIQGAGKLPRHIRTHTGEKPYECNICKVRFTRQDKLKVHMRKHTGEKPYLCQQCGAAFAHNYDLKNHMRVHTGLRPYQCDSCCKTFVRSDHLHRHLKKDGCNGVPSRRGRKPRVRGGGGGGGPDPGPGAPTPAGAPGPAAGSPDARRNGEKHFKDEEDDEDEASPDGLSRLNVAGAGGQGDSGGGPGATADGSFTAGLA